A stretch of Pempheris klunzingeri isolate RE-2024b chromosome 19, fPemKlu1.hap1, whole genome shotgun sequence DNA encodes these proteins:
- the rph3aa gene encoding rabphilin-3A, protein MNVSGGLPGEELTDEEKEIINGVLARAAMMESMEQQRIERLSSRLDSIKKTACGDGQSRCLLCGTSFGPQGVTPVLCVECKKHMCSKCGIWSNSRASPMWLCRICNEHKEVQKRSGAWFFKGREQQTLPSPLPLSRSRQSSTENSSGPGDHDGPQEPAAHHQGNGHSVDSQQQQSRGSKQWEQTARTTADSYNESQASPAAVTKTERHVLASKPPRANAQQAATASAPAAHVENKRPEREETVSPPAVEAKRQPVVSSSITSHAPTARITPPVNPPANNPAPPRPPPDRTEDEDVDYDSDDATTLGSLEFSLLYEQENHTLHCCIIKAKGLKPMDSNGLADPYVKLHLLPGASKSNKLRTKTLKNTLNPVWNETLVYHGITDEEMSRKTLRLSVSDEDKFGHNEFIGETRVALKKLKFDQKKNFSVCLERVIPVKKAVGGQARGMALYEDDLNEGEDSEERGRILVSLTYNSQQSRLMVGVVRCAHLAAMDSNGYSDPFVKVCLKPDMGKKAKNKTQIKKKTLNPEFNEEFSYEIKHGELAKKTLDISVWDYDMGKSNDFIGGCQLGIQAKGECLKHWYECLKNKDKRIERWHVLLNEDTAQFED, encoded by the exons ATGAACGTGTCTGGCGGCCTCCCAGGAGAGGAGCTCACGGATGAGGAGAAGGAGATCATCAACGGCGTGCTGGCTCGCGCGGCCATGATGGAGAgcatggagcagcagaggattGA GCGTCTCTCCAGTCGCCTGGATAGCATCAAGAAGACGGCGTGTGGAGACGGACAGTCGCGCTGCCTGTTGTGTGGGACGTCGTTTGGACCGCAGGGGGTCACACCCGTCCTCTGTGTGGAGTGTAAAAAA CACATGTGCAGCAAATGTGGGATTTGGAGCAACAGCAGGGCGAGTCCTATGTGGCTGTGCAGAATCTGCAATGAGCACAAAGAG GTACAGAAGCGTTCAGGCGCTTGGTTCTTCAAGGGAAGAGAACAGCAGACTCTgccttcccccctccctctgtccagATCCAGACAGTCCAGCACCGAGAACAGTTCTGGTCCAGGAGACCACGATGGACCGCAGGAACCTGCAGCACATCATCAGGGAAACG GGCACAGTGTGgactcacagcagcagcagtcccgTGGATCCAAACAATGGGAGCAGACAGCAAGGACAACAGCTGACAGCTATAATGAGAGTCAGGCCTCTCCGGCAGCTGTAACGAAGACCGAGCGACATGTGCTCGCCTCCAAACCACCTCGGGCAAACGCACAGCAGGCCGCCACGGCCTCAG CTCCTGCTGCACATGTGGAAAACAAACGCccagagagggaggagacggTGTCGCCTCCAGCTGTGGAGGCAAAAAGACAACCTGTTGTCTCCAGCTCTATTACATCACATGCACCTACAGCCAGAATTACTCCTCCTGTTAACCCACCGGCGAACAACCCCGCTCCACCACGACCTCCACCAGATCGAACAGAGGACGAGGACGTCGACTACGACTCAGATGATGCCA CCACTCTGGGGTCTCTGGAGTTCAGCCTCCTTTACGAACAGGAGAACCACACTCTGCACTGCTGCATCATTAAAGCTAAG GGTTTAAAGCCAATGGACTCAAATGGACTTGCTGACCCGTATGTGAAGCTGCACCTCCTACCTGGAGCCAGTAAG TCTAACAAGCTTCGCACCAAGACACTTAAAAACACGCTGAATCCCGTGTGGAACGAGACGCTGGTGTACCACGGCATCACTGATGAAGAAATGTCACGCAAGACTCTCCG GCTTTCAGTGAGCGACGAGGACAAGTTTGGACACAATGAATTCATAGGAGAGACACGAGTCGCCCTGAAGAAACTGAAGTTTGACCAGAAGAAGAACTTCAGCGTTTGTTTGGAGCGAGTCATCCCG GTGAAGAAGGCTGTAGGAGGACAAGCCCGTGGCATGGCTCTCTATGAGGATGAC ctgaatgaAGGCGAGGACTCAGAGGAGAGGGGTCGCATCCTCGTATCGCTGACGTACAACAGTCAGCAGAGCCGTCTGATGGTGGGCGTGGTCCGCTGTGCTCACCTGGCCGCCATGGACTCCAACGGATACTCTGACCCGTTTGTCAAAGT ATGTCTGAAGCCAGATATGGGGAAGAAAGCTAAAAACAAGACCCAGATCAAAAAGAAGACACTCAATCCAGAGTTTAACGAG GAATTCAGTTATGAAATAAAGCACGGCGAGCTGGCCAAGAAAACCCTCGACATCTCCGTCTGGGACTATGACATGGGCAAATCCAACGACTTCATTG GAGGATGTCAGTTGGGCATCCAGGCTAAAGGAGAGTGTCTGAAGCACTGGTACGAGTGCCTGAAGAACAAAGACAAGAGGATTGAGCGCTGGCATGTTCTGCTAAACGAAGACACCGCCCAGTTCGAGGATTAA
- the pla2g3 gene encoding group 3 secretory phospholipase A2, whose translation MAHIAALLSLILTSSPLTWTLPEEASTFCTWTKVLPSGEVRSTFLRRASPSLRLYQGAWSGQRALLGCAWSDDAAVIRNYLSVCQERTDEFTDRPDELIDMLDAEELCVSPGEERSVRKHQGQAERSEVRAHQRVKRGFIVPGTLWCGAGNKAPSYEDLGVFADTDSCCRQHDQCKHTILSFHSEFGVFNSNIFTMSHCDCDNKFHHCLMKANDSISDVVGYTFFNLLKMHCFVFSHRLQCAQRNWFGMCKETKMDVYAEVHPPTMYESTTPAEVSLNSTSSTVNTTTSAERPESSTPDRRLSSVTAAAPTGPTPSTNASDAPVTNGTTNTSRGPAGPGAGNTDRQENTLPNTKNLDAALTEEQLSCAVYKELDMCRKKILPKQRRYGLYNPEVTTLYHCNCTARLFQTLAKQRQLTEVQALLLGHVSQSCFLPQDCTAGTICAAALVKAELPQVDRRSGSDMEERRHLQAVRLEVRRPSARRARRKDRSIRLHKLCLRIAKNTRRHGQDAARRRELI comes from the exons ATGGCGCACatcgctgctctgctctctctcatcTTAACATCCTCACCCCTCACCTGGACTCTGCCTGAAGAAGCATCGACCTTCTGCACCTGGACCAAAGTCCTGCCCTCCGGAGAGGTGCGCTCCACCTTCCTCCGGCGGGCCTCTCCATCCCTGCGGCTCTACCAGGGCGCCTGGTCCGGGCAGCGCGCTCTGCTCGGCTGCGCTTGGAGCGACGACGCGGCGGTGATCCGGAactatctgtctgtgtgccagGAGCGCACGGACGAGTTCACCGATCGGCCCGATGAACTCATCGACATGCTGGACGCAGAGGAGCTGTGCGTCTCTCCGGGGGAGGAGAGGTCGGTGAGGAAGCACCAAGGTCAGGccgagaggtcagaggtcagggcgCATCAGAGGGTGAAGCGCGGTTTCATCGTACCGGGAACTCTGTGGTGCGGCGCTGGAAACAAGGCGCCATCATATGAAGATTTGG GAGTGTTTGCAGACACGGACAGCTGCTGCCGCCAACACGACCAGTGCAAACACACCATCCTGTCCTTTCACTCAGAGTTCGGCGTCTTCAACAGCAACATCTTCACCATGTCTCACTGTGACTGCGACAACAA GTTTCACCACTGTCTGATGAAGGCGAACGACAGCATATCTGACGTGGTGGGATACACCTTCTTTAACCTGCTGAAGATGCACTGCTTTGTCTTCTCCCACCGCCTCCAGTGTGCACAGAGAAACTGGTTTGGCAT GTGCAAAGAGACTAAGATGGATGTGTACGCTGAGGTGCATCCACCCACGATGTACGAGTCCACCACTCCAGCAGAGGTCAGCCTGAACAGCACCAGCTCCACCGTGAACACCACCACATCTGCAGAGCGACCGGAGAGCAGCACGCCAGACCGGCGGCTCTCCTCCGTCACTGCTGCAGCACCCACAGGCCCTACACCTTCGACGAATGCCTCCGACGCTCCCGTTACCAATGGTACCACGAACACATCACGGGGCCCTGCAGGACCAGGAGCTGGGAACACAGACCGACAGGAGAACACTTTACCAAACACCAAAAACCTGGATGCTGCTCTCACAG aggagcagctgtCATGTGCTGTCTACAAGGAGCTCGATATGTGCAGGAAGAAGATCCTTCCAAAGCAGAGGAGATACGGCCTCTACAACCCGGAGGTCACGACACTGTACCACTGCAACTGCACCGCCAG ATTATTCCAGACTTTGGCTAAACAGAGACAGCTGACCGAAGTTCAGGCTCTCCTGCTGGGACACGTGTCTCAGTCCTGCTTCCTGCCACAGGACTGCACGGCAGGGACAAT CTGTGCAGCAGCTCTGGTGAAGGCAGAGCTTCCTCAGGTGGACCGGCGGAGCGGCTCAGACATGGAGGAGCGGCGCCATCTACAGGCCGTCAGGCTGGAGGTCCGGAGGCCGAGCGCCAGGAGAGcgaggaggaaagacagaagCATCAGGCTTCACAAGCTGTGCCTCAGGATCGCCAAAAACACCAGGAGACACGGTCAGGATGCTGCAAGACGGAGAGAGCTCATCTAG